A stretch of the Camarhynchus parvulus chromosome 4, STF_HiC, whole genome shotgun sequence genome encodes the following:
- the ATOH8 gene encoding LOW QUALITY PROTEIN: protein atonal homolog 8 (The sequence of the model RefSeq protein was modified relative to this genomic sequence to represent the inferred CDS: inserted 1 base in 1 codon; deleted 2 bases in 1 codon) encodes MRSAPLAEGEPWPRLCPAELGGXRRLRRKHGGCKSFRVELKVLSGRRTGLRAPPPPPPPPPPAPPPAWEPRSSRSAPAAASAFPAAPPPPPAASPRPRPGEASGVSPEIKALQQTRRLLANARERTRVHTISAAFEALRKQVPCYSYGQKLSKLAILRIACNYILSLARLADLDYSADHSNMSFSECVEQCTRTLQAEGRSKKRKE; translated from the exons ATGCGGAGCGCGCCGCTGGCCGAGGGCGAGCCCTGGCCGCGCCTGTGCCCCGCCGAGCTCGGGG TGCGGCGGCTGCGGCGCAAGCACGGCGGCTGCAAAAGTTTCCGCGTGGAGCTCAAAGTGCTGAGCGGGCGGCGGACCGGGCTCCGCGcgccccccccgccgcccccgccgccgccgccg gccccgccgcccgcctGGGAGCCGCGCAGCTCGCGCtcggcccccgccgccgccagcgccttccccgccgccccgccgccgccgcccgccgcttCCCCGCGCCCGCGGCCGGGCGAGGCGTCCGGCGTCTCGCCCGAGATCAAAGCGCTGCAGCAGACGCGGCGGCTGCTGGCCAACGCCCGGGAGAGGACCCGCGTCCACACCATCAGCGCCGCCTTCGAGGCGCTGCGCAAGCAG GTTCCCTGCTATTCTTATGGTCAAAAGTTGTCCAAACTGGCCATCTTGAGAATAGCCTGTAACTATATCCTTTCCCTGGCCAGACTAGCAGACCTGGATTACAGCGCTGACCACAGTAACATGAGCTTCTCTGAATGCGTGGAGCAGTGCACTAGGACCTTACAAGCAGAAGGAAGATCTAAAAAAAGGAAG